TAAATAAGGTTGCAAACTAAAAAACAATAGCCCTCAGGCATATGCCTGAGGGCTATTGTTTTTTAGTTTGATATATTACCTGAGTTTTTCTCTTATGAATGCTAGACGTATAATTCATAAAACGGTGGTCAAAATAATAGAGTTAGAAACTACATATTAATAAGGAGTGAGTGAAATGAAACGAATTGCTGTAGAAGATACGCTATCTGATGTAGCTCAAGCTTTGCAAGCGAAAGGGTATGAGGTTGTATCCTTGAAACAAGAAAGTGATGCAAATGGTTGTGACTGTTGTGTTGTATCTGGTCAAGATCAAAATGTGATGGGCATGCAAAATGCAAGCACGAATGGGGCGGTTATAAACGCAGATGGGATGACAGCTGATCAAGTATGTCAGCAGGTGGATAGTCGTTATCAATAAAAAAATGAACCTCTACCTAGGTAGAGGTTCATTTTTTTTAGCTATTGTTATTCTTTTTGACCCAGTTTCCATTATCATTCTTTTCGTATTTTTCTTCCACAGCGCTCCAAGCTACTTTAAAAGCCGTTTTCTCAGAATCATATTGATCAGATGCGGAGTTGAATGCTTCTTTAAAGATATCCTGTGCGTGCGAAGGCAAGTTGTCTTTTACTTGATCTGGCAACTCGCTTTTAGAATTGTAAGGCAATATGATCACACTCCTTTGAAAGATCTGTGATATCTTTACCCAATAAAAGGAAGGGACAAACGCTTATTGTTCTTTCTTTTCAATGAATACTTGATGCGGGAATGGGATTTCAATGCCATTTGCATCAAGAGCTTCTTTAATTTCTTTCCGAAGCTGACGCTCAACGCCCCATTGTTCCATGTTCTGAGTGCGGCATAGAACGCGAAGAACGACATCTGAAGAACCAAGACCTTGAACGCCTAGAACATCTGGTCCTTCGACGACAGCTTCATTTGTAGCCGCAACGTTATCACACACTTTCTGAATCACGCGGATCGCTTCGTCAATATTGTCATCATAAGAAATACCAATATCAACAAGAGCGCGCATATTACCACGTGAATGGTTGCTTAATGAGCTAATTTCGCGGTTTGGTACATAATTCAATGTCCCATCAAACGAACGAATGTGGGTTGTGCGAAGGCCAACTTCTTCTACGATTCCTCCAAAGCCGCCAGCAGTTACGTAATCGCCAACGTCCATTTGTTTTTCTAGAAGGATAAAGAAGCCTGTCACCACATCACTTACGAGACCCTGGGCTCCAAAGCCGACAGCGAGACCAATAATACCTGCACCAGCGATTAGCGCTTTAATATCAAAGCCAAAGGTTTCAAAGATGATCGCAACAACCATGAAGAGTAGAATGTACGTATAAATACTTTTTGATAAATTTTTTAACGTATTTGCTCTCCCTGGACTCATGTTCTGCTTCTCTGATACTTGAGTAAAGGTTCTTTCGATGAAACGATTTCCGATTGCTTTTACAATTGCATAAATGATTAGGATAGCGATTAGCTTAAGGATAATTAAGCCAGTATCCATTAAGAAACCTTCCCAATTAATGTTGTCAACAAAGTTCAATAGACTTCCTCCTTTAATTCTCACTACATTATGTAGGATTAGCACTCGGTCAAATTATAGCGAAAATTGTCATGATAATTCAAGTGAAGTGTTAAGACGAGACGAATGAAATGATTTTCGCTATACTAAAGTTACCCTGTTTAGTGAGGGGTAAACGTGGGTACGATAGTGGAGGAAGGTCATTAACCCACATTAAATTAATTATTATTTAACATTGACTAAAAATAACTCATGTACTATAATGTCATTTGTGGGCGAAAGCCGCAGGATATTTTCTAGGAGGGATTTACACATGGTAGAACGCATGGTAGGAAAACAAGCACCTCGCTTCGAAATGGAAGCAGTTATGACAAACAAAGAATTTGGCAAAGTAAGCCTTGAAGAAAATATGAAGAACGATAAATGGACAGTCCTTTTCTTTTATCCAATGGACTTCACATTCGTATGCCCAACTGAAATTACAGCACTAAGCGATCGTTTCGAAGAATTCGACGATCTTGATGCAGAAGTAATCGGAGTATCTACTGATACAATCCATACACACCTTGCATGGATCAACACAGACCGCAACGACAATGGTCTTGGTGACCTTAACTATGCACTTGCTGCAGATACAAACCATAAAGTTTCTAAAGAATACGGCGTATTTATTGAAGATGAAGGTGTTGCACTTCGCGGCCTATTCATCATCAATCCTGAAGGCGAACTTCAATACTCTGTAGTTAACCACAACAACATTGGCCGTGACGTAGACGAAACACTACGTGTACTTCAAGCACTACAAACTGGTGGACTTTGCCCGGCTAACTGGAAGCCAGGTCAAGAAACACTTAAATAAGATAGAAAACAACCTACCCCAGGGAGCACTGCTCTCTGGGGTTTTTTGTATGGTTTATATTAGCTAATCACTCGAATGTTCCCTACGAATTTAAGTTGTTAGCTTGAAAAGATTGCTGCAAGAACCGTTCAGTTGAATGATTGCAAATATCTTCTCGATCTAAGGAGGAATCTCCCTATTTAAATAATTCCGAATTTTAGGCCTAATAGGTGGTTATTTATTTCGAATTCCGATATATTATGTATATTGTCACTATTTTTTTAATGACTATTTACTGGCTGAAGGTGGTGTTGGAATGGAAACGTTTAAAAGATTGAAAGATTTTTATTGGCCATACAAAAAGCTTTTTCTATGGTCCGTATTTTCCCTTATTTTTGTCACGGGTATCACAGTCCTTTATCCTATGCTTCTTCAATTTACAATTGATGATGTCATTCTAAAGCAAGAATACAAATGGGTACCATATCTTGCATTTGGTTTCATAGGAATCATGATCGTAAAAGGGACTGCTACGTTTTTCCAACAATATCTAGGGGACTTGTTTGGAGTCACTGCAGTGTATCGACTTCGAGAGGAGCTTTACAAAAAACTTCAATATTTACCTTTTCGTTATTATGATAATGCGAAAACAGGGGATTTAATGTCACGCTTAACGGCTGACGTGGAAGGGTTCCGGTTTTTCTTATCATTTGGATTCGCACAAGTGATAAACTTTGTTCTTATCGTAAGCTTTAGTTTGATCGTGATGTTTGGATACTCTATTCCGCTTGCGTTAGTTACGCTTGGAATGCTCCCATTTCTCGCGATTGTGGTTTATCGATTCGATAAGAGAGTTCACCCTGCGTTTAGAGGGATTCGTAAATCAATGGCGCGGTTGAATACGAAAGTTCAAGAGAATATTAGTGGCATTAATACGGTAAAGTCATTATCAAGAGAAGATTTTGAAATCAATAAGTTTGTTGATAGCAATACGGACTATCGTGATAACTACTTAACAACATCATACATTTGGGCTAAATTTTTCCCGCTCATGGAGTTTATCGGGAATTTATGTGTTGTTTTCTTGCTTTCATATGGCGGATATCTTGTGTTTCAAAACCAGCTTAAACCTGGTGAGTTAGTGGCTTTCTTTAGTCTTGTTTGGTATATTATCTGGCCAATCATGAACCTTGGATTCGTCATCAATACGTTTTCACAATCCAAAGCATCAGGAGAACGATTACTTGAAATTTTAGATGAACCTGAAGATATTTATGATCGAGATGGCGCGTTGGACGTTGAACGTCTTGAAGGAAACGTATCATTTAAGAATGTCACACACAAATATGCTTCTGATGATGACGAAGCACTAAAGAATATTTCGTTTAATGCTCCAAAAGGTACAACGATTGGCTTACTTGGGGCTACGGGAGCAGGTAAAACCACGATTACCCAATTGATTGCAAGATTTTATGAACCTAACGAAGGCGAAGTAGTAATCGATGGAAGGAACATTAAAGAATATACAGTGAAATCGCTTCGAAAAAATATTGGTGTGGTACTGCAGGAGACGTTTTTGTTCTCGTCTACTATACGAGATAATATTGCTTATGGTGATCCCGATATACCTTTTGAAGCCATACAGGATGCGGCAAAAAGAGCGCAGGCCCATGATTTTATCATGGAAATGAAAGACGGATATGATACGGTACTAGGCGAACGTGGAATGGGGCTATCTGGTGGGCAAAAGCAGCGTATTGCTATTGCTCGTGCCATCCTAACAGATCCTAGTATTCTAATCCTTGACGATGCTACAAGCGCAGTTGATATGCAAACGGAAGTGAAAATCCAAAAAGCATTTGAAGAGGTTATGAAAGGAAGAACAACGTTCATTATTGCACACAGAATTTCTTCTTTGAAACATGCAGATGAAATAATCGTGCTAAATGAAGGTGAGGTTGTAGAACGAGGAAAACATCAAGAGCTCATTGATCAAAACGGCTATTACCGAAATATTTATGACATACAATATCAAGATCGTAAAGAGATCATGGCCAGACAAACTGGTTGAAATGGGGTGAAGGATTGAAACAAAATCGTAGAGAAAGGTTCCATTACTCTCAAGATACGGCAATTGAAAAACAATTCAATTGGAAACAAATGTCGCGCTTGCTTGAATACATGGAGCCTTACAAGAAGAGTTTGTTGCCAAAAGCAATCATTTCAATGTTATTAGCAACGGCTGTTAGATTAATCGTACCGATTTTTATTGGGGTATTACTATTTGACCATGCGATCAAAAATCGTGATCAAACATTACTTATTCAATTAATTATTGGCATAGCTGGATTGTATTTGATTTCTTGGATTGCCAATTCATATCGAATAAAATGGACGAATGAGCTTGGACAATACATTATTTACGACATTAGACAAGGGCTGTTTAAGCATATTCAGCGCTTGTCGCATGGATTTTTTGATAAACGATCGGCAGGTTCTATCCTTGTCAGGGTAATTAATGATGTGAACTCCATGCAGGAGTTATTTACGAATGGGGTTATTAATCTCCTCATGGATATTGTTCTATTGTTAGGAATCCTTGTCATCATGTTTGTCTTAAGTCCTCAGTTAACACTAGCGATTATGATTATTTTACCGCTCATGTTTCTCATTTCTACGAGCTTGCGAAAACGCATTCGTCGTTCCTGGCAACAAGTTCGTATTAAACAAGCCAAGCTGAATTCACATTTGAATGAAAGTATTCAAGGAATTCGAGTGACTCAGTCGTATACTCAGGAAAAAGGAAATATGGAATTTTTTCAGGGCGTTAATCATGAAAACTATGCTAGTTGGAAAGACGCGACTCAAAAGAGTGCGATTTTCAGACCTTTTGTTGAAATGTCTAATGCCATTGGTACAGCAATATTAATTTGGTTCGGGGTTTATCTTATTCAAAATGGGATGGACTACGGTGTATTTGTTACGTTTGCTTTCTACTTAGGGATGTTCTGGGAACCAATCTCTCGACTTGGTCAAGTGTATAATCAGCTTCTCGTCGCGATGGCATCGTCTGAGAGAATCTTCGAATTTCTTGATGAACAGCCGAATGTACCAGAAAAGGAAAATGCGAAAGAGCTTAAGGAAATGAAGGGCGAAATCACATTTGAAAATGTTGAATTCTCATATGATGAAAGCCGCAAAGCTCTGCATGAAATGAGCTTAACAATGAAAGCTGGTGACACCGTTGCGCTTGTGGGTCATACTGGATCAGGGAAATCAACAATCGCTAATTTGATAAGCCGATTCTATGATCCTACAAGTGGAACAGTTCGGATTGATGGAACGGATCTTAAAGACGTTAAACTCGATAGCTTACGTGAGAAAGTCAGCGTCGTATTACAAGATACGTTCATTTTTTCAGGTACAATTATTGAAAACATTCGATTTGGACGTCCGGATGCTAGCGATGAAGAAGTGAAGGAAGCAGCTAAAGCTGTAGGAGCTGATCCTTTTATTCAGCGCTTGAGTGATGGCTATGAAACAGAGGTAGAAGAAAGAGGTAACGTCCTATCAGTAGGTGAAAGACAACTATTATCGTTTGCGAGGGCACTTCTTGCGGATCCTCGAATATTGATTTTAGATGAGGCAACTGCAAGTATAGATACAGAGACAGAGCTGAAAATACAGAAGGCACTAAATGTTGTTTTGGAAGGCAGGACGGCAATCATGATCGCTCACAGGCTTTCAACGATTCGTGAGGCAGATAATATTATTGTTCTCGACCACGGACGCATATTAGAACAAGGAAATCATACTGAGCTTATGCGTAAAGGTGGAACGTATTATGAGCTTGTTAAATCACAATTCAATATGATGGACGCTGTATAGAAAGAAGCCAAGTAGGCTTCTTTTTTTTGTCCATTAATATCAATCAGGCATTTCAATGGAGGTAAAACGAAAAAAATACAGAAGTTAATCTAAATGTGAACAGAATATTAACAAGAAAAAAAGTTTCGGAATTATACAGTTTGTGATACTTGTCACAATCTCATGAATGAGCCATAATAAAAGTGTAATTCAGAGGTACAATCGTTTCTATTGTGAATGATAAGGGAAGTTGAGTAACAGATGATAAGAAATTGGTACAAAGGGGATGAACAATTTGGAACTAGATTCAGCGACTC
The sequence above is drawn from the Pseudalkalibacillus hwajinpoensis genome and encodes:
- a CDS encoding ABC transporter ATP-binding protein; translated protein: MKQNRRERFHYSQDTAIEKQFNWKQMSRLLEYMEPYKKSLLPKAIISMLLATAVRLIVPIFIGVLLFDHAIKNRDQTLLIQLIIGIAGLYLISWIANSYRIKWTNELGQYIIYDIRQGLFKHIQRLSHGFFDKRSAGSILVRVINDVNSMQELFTNGVINLLMDIVLLLGILVIMFVLSPQLTLAIMIILPLMFLISTSLRKRIRRSWQQVRIKQAKLNSHLNESIQGIRVTQSYTQEKGNMEFFQGVNHENYASWKDATQKSAIFRPFVEMSNAIGTAILIWFGVYLIQNGMDYGVFVTFAFYLGMFWEPISRLGQVYNQLLVAMASSERIFEFLDEQPNVPEKENAKELKEMKGEITFENVEFSYDESRKALHEMSLTMKAGDTVALVGHTGSGKSTIANLISRFYDPTSGTVRIDGTDLKDVKLDSLREKVSVVLQDTFIFSGTIIENIRFGRPDASDEEVKEAAKAVGADPFIQRLSDGYETEVEERGNVLSVGERQLLSFARALLADPRILILDEATASIDTETELKIQKALNVVLEGRTAIMIAHRLSTIREADNIIVLDHGRILEQGNHTELMRKGGTYYELVKSQFNMMDAV
- a CDS encoding peroxiredoxin; the encoded protein is MVERMVGKQAPRFEMEAVMTNKEFGKVSLEENMKNDKWTVLFFYPMDFTFVCPTEITALSDRFEEFDDLDAEVIGVSTDTIHTHLAWINTDRNDNGLGDLNYALAADTNHKVSKEYGVFIEDEGVALRGLFIINPEGELQYSVVNHNNIGRDVDETLRVLQALQTGGLCPANWKPGQETLK
- a CDS encoding YkuS family protein, whose amino-acid sequence is MKRIAVEDTLSDVAQALQAKGYEVVSLKQESDANGCDCCVVSGQDQNVMGMQNASTNGAVINADGMTADQVCQQVDSRYQ
- a CDS encoding ChaB family protein; translation: MPYNSKSELPDQVKDNLPSHAQDIFKEAFNSASDQYDSEKTAFKVAWSAVEEKYEKNDNGNWVKKNNNS
- a CDS encoding ABC transporter ATP-binding protein encodes the protein METFKRLKDFYWPYKKLFLWSVFSLIFVTGITVLYPMLLQFTIDDVILKQEYKWVPYLAFGFIGIMIVKGTATFFQQYLGDLFGVTAVYRLREELYKKLQYLPFRYYDNAKTGDLMSRLTADVEGFRFFLSFGFAQVINFVLIVSFSLIVMFGYSIPLALVTLGMLPFLAIVVYRFDKRVHPAFRGIRKSMARLNTKVQENISGINTVKSLSREDFEINKFVDSNTDYRDNYLTTSYIWAKFFPLMEFIGNLCVVFLLSYGGYLVFQNQLKPGELVAFFSLVWYIIWPIMNLGFVINTFSQSKASGERLLEILDEPEDIYDRDGALDVERLEGNVSFKNVTHKYASDDDEALKNISFNAPKGTTIGLLGATGAGKTTITQLIARFYEPNEGEVVIDGRNIKEYTVKSLRKNIGVVLQETFLFSSTIRDNIAYGDPDIPFEAIQDAAKRAQAHDFIMEMKDGYDTVLGERGMGLSGGQKQRIAIARAILTDPSILILDDATSAVDMQTEVKIQKAFEEVMKGRTTFIIAHRISSLKHADEIIVLNEGEVVERGKHQELIDQNGYYRNIYDIQYQDRKEIMARQTG
- a CDS encoding mechanosensitive ion channel family protein yields the protein MDTGLIILKLIAILIIYAIVKAIGNRFIERTFTQVSEKQNMSPGRANTLKNLSKSIYTYILLFMVVAIIFETFGFDIKALIAGAGIIGLAVGFGAQGLVSDVVTGFFILLEKQMDVGDYVTAGGFGGIVEEVGLRTTHIRSFDGTLNYVPNREISSLSNHSRGNMRALVDIGISYDDNIDEAIRVIQKVCDNVAATNEAVVEGPDVLGVQGLGSSDVVLRVLCRTQNMEQWGVERQLRKEIKEALDANGIEIPFPHQVFIEKKEQ